The Deltaproteobacteria bacterium DNA window CATCGCCGGCTGAGGTTTTGCCTTCACCCAGGTTCGCTGGCGTTGTCTGACCTTGATAGCCTGTAGTTTGCTCGGGAACCGCCGGCGATTGTGCCGACACCGTTTGAGACGGGAAAACGCATAAGAGAACAGCGAGCACAAAGTATCGGTGTGACTCCAGCTGGCTCAGCATTTTCTTTGAGACGGCACGCGACGCCATACACATAACTCCAGCCCTTACGATTGACTCCGTTCATACACTTTGCCGGGTACCTGATGGAAGCATTAATGCGCAATTTCACATTGGGCACGGTTATGTTAATCCCTCGCTATCGGAGGATGATTATGGACAGATTCGAAAAAGCAGGTCAGGCATTTGCAGAACTTTGTCGGACCATGGCGACCCTACGAGCACCAGATGGCTGCCCATGGGACCGTGAACAGACTTTTGAAACCCTCAAAACCTATCTACTTGAGGAAACTTACGAAACCCTTGAGGCCATTGAGTCTGGAATCCCCGAGGAACACTGCGAAGAGCTCGGCGACCTCTTGCTTCAAGTCGTGTTTCAATCGGAAATTGCACAAGAAACCGACCTTTTCGACGTCGCTAAGGTTTGTGATGGTATCCGCAGCAAGCTCGTAAGGCGTCACCCCCATATATTCGGCGATGCAGGTGCCAAAACCGCCAAAGAAGTTGCCGAAACCTGGGAGGAAATAAAGGCCAAAGAGCGAAAAGGCAAAGAAGGCAAAAAACGTTCAAGTGTCTTGGACGGTCTCCCGAGTCATCTCCCGGCCCTCTTGAGAGCCTACCGAACCGGCGAAAAGGCGTCCGGGATAGGGTTTGATTGGCCTGACGCCACCGGACCCTTGGAGAAGTACAACGAGGAATGGACCGAATTGAGAGAGGCTCTGGACAGCCCAGAAGACCGGGACTCAATTAAAGAAGAACTTGGCGATGTTCTATTCTCGCTCGTCAATTACTCGCGTCACATAGGCTTTGATCCTGAGGATGCACTGCGAGGCGCGATCAATAAATTTCATCAACGATTTCGCCACGTAGAACAGAGCGCACTGAGTACGGGTAAAAACCTTCGGGAACTGGGTATTGACCGTCTTAACGTCCTATGGGAAGACGCCAAGCGACTACTTTGATGAACCACCTTCATTTGTACCGGTTCATCCTCCGACTCAGATAAATTAACCACACCCTCCTGTGGATGGGTTGTGGATATCTTCGTTCAAAAAATGACCTTCCGTAGCCCGGCATCGCGGACCAATCCCAAACAGTTCCAGAATAGAACAATAATAACAGACACCTACATAACCTTCGGACCATTTTTAATTGATTCGTCACTTAGGTATACGAGCTTGCGAGTTATCCACAGTTGTTTGTGCCGACGATCCTTCTAGATGCTTGACTGGGTTGACTTTTTGGAGAGCCTCCAGTATTCCGCGCGTCCGATGACCCAAGTGTTATTGGCAGTCCATGGTTCGTTCGGCTCAAGAGTCGATAGTTAATAGGAGTAACTCGTGGCAAATCATAAGTCAGCAGCAAAGCGCGCTCGTCAATCTATTAAGCGCACAGAGCGCAACCACGCGGTCAAAAGCCGTGTGCGTTCAGCAGTTCGTTCATTCCGCGAAGCAGTAGCCGCCGGAGAGAATGAAGCAGCTGAAACTAAACTAGCAGCCGCGACACGCGAATTGCGTAAGGCAGCGACTAAAGGTGTTTATCACCAGCGCACAGTATCTCGACGCGTATCACGCCTCGTTAAAGGCATGAACGCAGCCCGCGCATAAAACGCAGGTTCGTTATTCAGTGATAAAGCACCCCGTGGCTCCTCTCGAGCCGGGGTGCTTTTCTGCGTTCTGATTGCGGATAAAGAATGGCTAGGCCAAGCCAAAGTTCTTAATCGATATCCTCGAACCGAGGAAGTCTTGCTTGAAGTGAATCAATCCCTTCAAGGCGCTTGCGAACGTGTACCCTCTGGCGAGATTTGTAACGTTCGTGAGAATTTTCACCCCGGCTATTCGCTTTTTCAGTCATCGCATCAACAAGCTGAATCTCAGTTTCAACCGCCCCGATCGCAGGACTGGCTTCAACTCCCATATCGTCCAGTCGTAATGGAATCTCTGCAACAAAGTTCACGCAGCGGTAACCTGGACCACTGAATTCATTTTCGTGAGTCGCAAGTTCCTTTTGCTCTTTGACCAGTACACCCGTATCGCCCCAAAAACTTTTTAAGAAGCTAGGCTCCACCCCAAAAACACGGGTTACGTCATCAATGGTGATAATCCCGTTCTCACTTTGGCCAGGCATTACGAAGTTAAAAGGCAGCAGATTACGCATGATATAGATAAGCGCATTGATTAAATCGTCGCGACTTTTTACCACGATTCGGAACCGTAGCTTATCGAAAATATGGGTCGCAACTGTATCGCGCTTTGCCAGAAGCTTCGTTGTGATTGAAGAGCGCCGCTTCTTGCCCGCCGCAAATTCACAAACCGTTATTCCCTCAGCACGCATTTCATCGATAACACGAAAAACCTTACTGTTGAGCCGGGAAAGTAATTCAGCCTCAGAGATTCGCATATTGAAAACAAGCTCTCGTGAGCTGATGTGATACAAGATATGCATCACCTTCAAAATCATGCAGGCGAATCGGCTGCTTTCCGAATTACCGGCCGATGCGGTAAGAAACAAATCGTATATGTGTTTGGGGCGCGCAACTTCCAATGGGATTTGATATCCGTGGAGATCACTCAAGTATGTCACGGCCTCAGCGCGCAACGCGTCTACAGAAGCCATCTCGATGGGATTATCCGTATCAAAACAACAGAGTCTCAAAAATCGCTCAACCGTTGAGCGGTTTTGAAAATAACTACGGGTGGAATCGACAACCGAATCACCCGCAAGCGCCTGATAAACCGCGCCAAGATCTAGAAGCCGGTCAGCCGATAAGCCAGGAGGTAATCGCGCAGACATCCTTGGTGGGTCAAAGACTGACGAGTCTTTCAAATCCCCTACAGGAACAGTCGGTTCTAGGCTCTCTGTATACTGCTGTTTATCCTCCATCGGATTTGGTCTCCCCCTCCATGACTTAAAACGCCAGAATAAGCTGCAAACATACAACTATTCATCGCGTATCTATATTCCGTAATTATACAACTTTACCCCGGACGGACACGAAACAGTGTACCTTGAATCCATTGAAATAACAATTCACTCCTAGCGACGCATTGCGACAAGACGTATTGAAATCATTGAACTTTTCAATTACGGTTCATCCCCAGCAGGATGGTAATCCTTAGGACAGTCGTTCCATAATCAATGCTTGCACCTGATCTTGCTGGGATGTGCTCAATACAAGCCCGGTGTCTTTCTCGACGATATAAAATGAGTGAATAGCCCGGCGACCCTCCGTGGTCATCCGTGCTGACTCGATGGTAGCTCCACCTTCGAAAATCGCCTGACTGATATCAAACATCAAGCCGTTACGGGCCTCGGCCAGAACATCCAAAACGGTTTGCCGCTCGCTTGCTTCAGGATCAAAGATAACTCGCGGTTTCTTCGACGGAGCTTTGTACCACCGAGATTTCCCGAAATCCTCATCATGTCCCACGCGAGAGTCTCCACGTGCGGCTGCAACCAAGGATTCCGAAACCTTAGCCTGAAATGATTTCTGCTCAAGCTGGTCCCAGTGGCTTGCCCGAGTGATGAAAGTATCGAGTGAATAACCGTCATTCGTGACGGCCATGTGAGCACCGATAATCTGCAATCCAAGCTCGCTAAACACGCGCGAGTTGTCTGCCGCAAGTCCCGGTCGGTCAGCACAAGCAACAACGATCTCCCATCGATTGCGTTTACGGTTACCATGAATGCGGACCGCTGCGCCCTCGACTTCCGCTGTCTCAAGCGTAATCTGATGCTCTAAAAGCAGGTCACGGCTGTGAGAAAGGACATGCTTGGACGACATGCGCCCTAAGAAATCTCGAAATCCAGAAGAGACAGAGACTCCTTGGCAAAGCTCGTTGATGCGGCACAAACGCCTCTCATTTAATCCAAGATCACCTGCCCCGGCTCGCAAAGCCAACCTCGTACGAAGATACAACTCACGAAGCAGGGCCGCTTTCCAGTCCGTAAAGGCCTCTGGACCCGTACTGATAGCGTCAACATAGGAGAGCGTAACCAGCATATCCAATCGTTCCTGGCTCTCCACCTGTACTGCGAAACGCTGGATAAGCTCCGGGTCTTCCATGTCACGACGCTGGCTAATAATCATCATCGCCAAATGCTGATCTACTAAAAAGACCAAATCTTCAGTATCATCGGCACTCCAGCCTAGATTCCCAGCAGCTTCCCGGGCAAGCCGCGCACCTCGTTCAGCATGCCCGTGACCCTGACCCTTACCAATGTCGTGAAACAGAGCAGCGACGACCAAAACATGCTGCCGCACAATACGAGAAGCCATGGTCACCAAGTCACCTGGATCCTCAGGCGAATCCCCGGCCAAGACTTGAAGCGCCCGACGAGCAGTATAAATCAAGTGCGCGTCCACGGTGTACACGTGGTACAAATCACGCTGAACCAAGCCAGTTACTCGGCGAAAAGCAGGAAACATTCTTTCGAGAATACCAAACTCGTGCAAGCGTTCTAAGTCGTCGCCGCTTGTTCCCGTATGAGTAATAAGGTCCATAAACAAATCGATATTGACCGGAAGCGCACAAGCATTCACCGTAAACAAGCGAGGAACAGCTTCCTGGATAATAGACCGGGC harbors:
- the mazG gene encoding nucleoside triphosphate pyrophosphohydrolase yields the protein MDRFEKAGQAFAELCRTMATLRAPDGCPWDREQTFETLKTYLLEETYETLEAIESGIPEEHCEELGDLLLQVVFQSEIAQETDLFDVAKVCDGIRSKLVRRHPHIFGDAGAKTAKEVAETWEEIKAKERKGKEGKKRSSVLDGLPSHLPALLRAYRTGEKASGIGFDWPDATGPLEKYNEEWTELREALDSPEDRDSIKEELGDVLFSLVNYSRHIGFDPEDALRGAINKFHQRFRHVEQSALSTGKNLRELGIDRLNVLWEDAKRLL
- the rpsT gene encoding 30S ribosomal protein S20; amino-acid sequence: MANHKSAAKRARQSIKRTERNHAVKSRVRSAVRSFREAVAAGENEAAETKLAAATRELRKAATKGVYHQRTVSRRVSRLVKGMNAARA
- a CDS encoding TIGR04552 family protein; this translates as MEDKQQYTESLEPTVPVGDLKDSSVFDPPRMSARLPPGLSADRLLDLGAVYQALAGDSVVDSTRSYFQNRSTVERFLRLCCFDTDNPIEMASVDALRAEAVTYLSDLHGYQIPLEVARPKHIYDLFLTASAGNSESSRFACMILKVMHILYHISSRELVFNMRISEAELLSRLNSKVFRVIDEMRAEGITVCEFAAGKKRRSSITTKLLAKRDTVATHIFDKLRFRIVVKSRDDLINALIYIMRNLLPFNFVMPGQSENGIITIDDVTRVFGVEPSFLKSFWGDTGVLVKEQKELATHENEFSGPGYRCVNFVAEIPLRLDDMGVEASPAIGAVETEIQLVDAMTEKANSRGENSHERYKSRQRVHVRKRLEGIDSLQARLPRFEDID
- a CDS encoding HD domain-containing protein, with translation MTSNNWQDPEWGRARATQLRSSVDAQNLLARKRMSEDWDGLSVARSLADHRVQSLRSHFVTVSEATQIQEHQRISLLVTGGLGRNEISPYSDLDLVLICDNPDSEKMREFANAFFYPLWDSGLDIGHAIRRPADFYDLLQEDLTVLTASLDWRPVAGNGVLLREFSDGLNGVLRSEEVFGKMRETIVGWAEGVNHSTQHRLEPNLKTGTGKLRTLHETWWACRYLWRIGDWRDLFRRGIVDLFEVDTLQYGHRVLLEARLAMHFCANRRLDVLTTEHQPEVAEFMNVLGNDSEPAADLLLKAVYRCAKAIRAAADRLLDVCLESIDSSPGRAIKTLASVREETTEIAGKLAFSNSAVSSLDAEAILTMLRKTQLDGVGLHWSARSIIQEAVPRLFTVNACALPVNIDLFMDLITHTGTSGDDLERLHEFGILERMFPAFRRVTGLVQRDLYHVYTVDAHLIYTARRALQVLAGDSPEDPGDLVTMASRIVRQHVLVVAALFHDIGKGQGHGHAERGARLAREAAGNLGWSADDTEDLVFLVDQHLAMMIISQRRDMEDPELIQRFAVQVESQERLDMLVTLSYVDAISTGPEAFTDWKAALLRELYLRTRLALRAGAGDLGLNERRLCRINELCQGVSVSSGFRDFLGRMSSKHVLSHSRDLLLEHQITLETAEVEGAAVRIHGNRKRNRWEIVVACADRPGLAADNSRVFSELGLQIIGAHMAVTNDGYSLDTFITRASHWDQLEQKSFQAKVSESLVAAARGDSRVGHDEDFGKSRWYKAPSKKPRVIFDPEASERQTVLDVLAEARNGLMFDISQAIFEGGATIESARMTTEGRRAIHSFYIVEKDTGLVLSTSQQDQVQALIMERLS